A single genomic interval of Cervus elaphus chromosome 19, mCerEla1.1, whole genome shotgun sequence harbors:
- the LOC122675252 gene encoding proline-rich protein 23C-like, whose translation MGSRPRSPTAYPEDPWDPQDGGPGPAKRRRTEEPARPKSESEAAPSLDNLTWSPTAGTLIFVAVLPAGCALHVLLDDVELLLEPEPTSVRQVCLGGRILMLVPEALVGSGAEGPWGQGLEPGALLSPRGEYVALEPGFSCAAVPEIACQGGASKEDANADADFLLGEMDAASVPVAGLRSSAASLTHFDLLDLVSEPSPRASNPSPERGSPQHADSLDLHLLEPFPDSPLQPLPPSPSPSPQERPCRPPGSPCKAQRCLFPESTAFHDSWARERAPGESLLMLAVYILHIL comes from the coding sequence ATGGGCAGCCGACCGCGCAGTCCCACCGCCTACCCTGAGGACCCGTGGGACCCGCAGGACGGAGGACCCGGCCCTGCCAAGCGCCGCCGAACCGAGGAGCCCGCGCGCCCGAAGTCCGAGTCTGAGGCGGCGCCCAGCCTGGATAACCTGACCTGGTCCCCGACGGCGGGCACCCTCATCTTCGTGGCTGTCCTGCCGGCGGGATGTGCTCTGCACGTGCTCCTGGACGACGTCGAACTGCTGCTGGAGCCCGAGCCAACGTCTGTGAGGCAAGTGTGTCTCGGAGGTCGCATCCTCATGCTGGTCCCCGAGGCTCTTGTGGGCTCGGGTGCGGAAGGGCCGTGGGGGCAGGGCCTAGAACCGGGCGCTCTCCTGAGCCCTCGCGGGGAGTACGTGGCTCTGGAGCCGGGATTCTCCTGTGCCGCTGTCCCAGAGATCGCCTGCCAGGGAGGGGCCAGCAAGGAGGATGCAAATGCTGACGCTGACTTCCTGCTGGGCGAGATGGATGCTGCCTCAGTCCCAGTCGCTGGGCTCCGCTCTTCTGCTGCAAGTTTGACTCACTTTGACCTGTTAGACCTAGTCTCAGAGCCCTCCCCTCGGGCCTCCAATCCTAGTCCAGAGAGAGGCTCTCCTCAGCACGCCGACAGCCTGGACTTGCACCTTCTGGAGCCCTTTCCTGACTCACCACTCCAACCTCTACCTCCTTCTCCGAGTCCAAGTCCCCAGGAGCGCCCCTGTCGCCCTCCTGGTTCTCCTTGCAAGGCCCAGAGATGCCTGTTCCCTGAATCCACTGCCTTCCATGATTCCTGGGCACGTGAACGGGCACCAGGGGAGAGTCTTCTGATGTTGGCTGTGTACATATTGCACATACTGTAA